One region of Candidatus Bathyarchaeia archaeon genomic DNA includes:
- the gap gene encoding type I glyceraldehyde-3-phosphate dehydrogenase, giving the protein MPIKVAINGFGRIGRLLFRAAVERNANIDFVAVNDITDPKTLAHLLKYDSVHGRAPFPVEAAPDGVIVKGKKIKTLRERDPSKLPWKDLDVYLAVESTGLFTDREKAAMHLTAGAKKVLISAPAKNPDITIVMGVNDNQYDHAKHNILSNASCTTNCVAPVAKVLHDSFGLKSGFMMTAHAYTNDQRIQDLVHSDLRRARAGAVNIIPTSTGAAKAATLVLPELTGRMDGIALRVPVPDVSIVDLTCVLEKSTTKEEINEAFKKAAEGPLKGILEYTDDPVVSQDFLHSTWSAAFDAQSTMVIGGNFVKVLAWYDNEWGFSCRMTELIELIGKKAGF; this is encoded by the coding sequence ATGCCAATCAAAGTAGCCATAAACGGATTCGGCAGAATCGGACGACTTCTCTTCAGAGCTGCAGTGGAACGCAACGCCAACATCGACTTTGTCGCAGTCAACGACATAACAGACCCAAAGACCCTAGCACACCTGCTGAAATACGATTCAGTGCACGGACGCGCACCTTTCCCAGTTGAAGCCGCGCCCGATGGCGTAATCGTCAAAGGCAAGAAAATCAAGACTCTGAGGGAACGCGATCCATCAAAGCTACCGTGGAAAGACCTTGATGTCTACTTAGCCGTGGAATCTACAGGCTTGTTCACCGACCGCGAAAAAGCCGCAATGCATTTGACAGCTGGAGCAAAGAAAGTCCTGATTTCAGCGCCAGCTAAAAACCCCGACATAACCATCGTCATGGGCGTAAACGACAATCAGTATGATCACGCAAAACACAACATACTCTCCAATGCTTCATGTACAACCAACTGCGTCGCTCCCGTTGCCAAGGTTCTGCATGACAGCTTCGGCCTCAAAAGCGGCTTCATGATGACAGCACACGCATACACAAACGACCAGAGAATACAAGACTTGGTTCACTCGGACCTTCGGAGAGCGCGAGCTGGTGCAGTAAACATTATACCGACCTCAACGGGGGCAGCGAAAGCAGCAACGCTAGTGTTGCCGGAACTAACTGGACGAATGGACGGAATCGCCCTCAGAGTCCCTGTTCCAGACGTCTCTATCGTAGACTTGACCTGTGTCCTAGAGAAGAGCACAACCAAGGAAGAGATCAACGAGGCGTTCAAGAAAGCAGCTGAAGGACCGTTAAAGGGTATTCTGGAATACACAGACGACCCAGTCGTCTCGCAGGACTTTCTGCACAGCACTTGGTCAGCGGCCTTTGACGCGCAGTCAACCATGGTCATTGGTGGTAACTTTGTTAAAGTGCTTGCCTGGTATGACAACGAGTGGGGCTTCAGCTGCCGAATGACGGAGCTCATCGAGCTCATCGGCAAGAAAGCAGGATTCTAA
- a CDS encoding phosphoglycerate kinase, with amino-acid sequence MPRILTMDDYDFKGKTALVRVDFNSPIDPKTKKVLDDTRIKAHGESTVKELSQKGAKVVILAHQGRPGDADFTPLKEHAQILGKILAKPVKYVDDVFGEKAQKAIKELKNGEILILDNVRSFADEQKKGTPEDHAKTEMVEKLAPLANVFVNDAFAAAHRAHVSIVGFTGVLPSVAGRIMEREVTALTKVVQNPEKPCVYVLGGAKADDALKISQYVLKNKIADHVLTGGVVGHLFLAAKGIDLGKPNMEFLEKKELTQFISGIKDLMKNYARNIEVPVDLAVETDGKRMEIPVSKLPTKYPIFDIGSETAKKYVGIVKGAKSIVVSGPMGVFENKQFALGTTKTFEAIASSKAFSLVGGGHSIAAVEELGLAKKMGYVSTAGGALIEFLMGEQLPGVVALVKAAARA; translated from the coding sequence ATGCCACGAATCCTGACGATGGATGATTATGACTTTAAAGGAAAAACCGCCCTAGTCAGGGTGGATTTTAACAGCCCCATTGACCCAAAAACTAAGAAAGTCTTGGACGACACGCGCATCAAAGCGCATGGGGAATCTACCGTTAAGGAGTTGTCTCAGAAAGGCGCCAAAGTCGTGATTCTCGCGCATCAGGGCAGACCCGGCGACGCAGACTTCACACCCTTGAAAGAACATGCTCAAATACTCGGCAAAATTCTGGCAAAACCAGTGAAGTACGTTGACGACGTTTTCGGCGAAAAAGCTCAAAAAGCCATCAAGGAGCTAAAAAACGGAGAAATTCTCATCCTAGACAACGTTCGTAGCTTTGCAGACGAACAAAAGAAGGGAACTCCAGAAGACCACGCAAAGACAGAAATGGTTGAGAAACTGGCTCCGTTAGCCAATGTGTTCGTAAACGACGCCTTTGCAGCAGCACACCGCGCCCATGTATCAATTGTAGGCTTCACAGGTGTATTGCCTAGTGTGGCGGGGCGAATCATGGAACGTGAAGTCACAGCGTTGACGAAAGTTGTTCAAAATCCTGAGAAGCCATGCGTCTACGTCTTAGGCGGCGCCAAAGCTGATGATGCGCTTAAGATCAGCCAATATGTGCTGAAGAACAAGATCGCCGACCATGTGTTGACGGGAGGTGTGGTCGGTCATCTCTTCCTAGCAGCTAAGGGAATCGACTTGGGCAAGCCCAACATGGAGTTCTTGGAGAAAAAAGAACTGACTCAGTTCATCTCGGGCATCAAAGACCTCATGAAGAACTACGCGAGGAACATTGAAGTTCCTGTGGATTTAGCTGTAGAAACAGATGGAAAACGGATGGAAATCCCAGTCAGCAAGCTGCCAACCAAGTATCCGATCTTTGACATTGGAAGCGAAACAGCAAAAAAATATGTGGGAATTGTCAAAGGCGCCAAATCAATAGTTGTCAGCGGACCCATGGGAGTTTTTGAAAACAAACAGTTCGCTCTCGGAACCACTAAGACTTTTGAAGCCATAGCCTCGTCTAAAGCTTTCTCGCTCGTGGGAGGTGGACATTCAATCGCTGCGGTCGAAGAGCTTGGACTAGCCAAGAAAATGGGGTACGTCAGCACGGCTGGAGGCGCTCTCATAGAATTCCTCATGGGCGAGCAGTTACCAGGGGTCGTAGCATTAGTGAAGGCAGCTGCGCGAGCCTAA
- a CDS encoding PAC2 family protein — protein MDKSVFRVLSKPVFEKPVLVEGLPGFGNVGRLAARLLIEFTRGETFAELYSPAFPDFVNVEKDGVARPPHYEFSRAVFGKAEFLVLTGEAQLARDDVLAHYRLCSEILDFGEQFGCKFLATMGGVPQPRPAGEVYVAATSAKLAVETMEKGAVLYGSGRIAGAAGLMLGLAKERRWEGICLLGATTGLKADKNAAFNVFKFLMRLFGVEAGLNNRKPETTQEKT, from the coding sequence TTGGACAAGTCTGTTTTCCGCGTGTTGTCTAAGCCTGTGTTTGAGAAGCCTGTTTTAGTTGAGGGGTTGCCCGGCTTTGGCAATGTGGGTAGATTGGCCGCTCGTTTGCTGATCGAGTTTACGCGTGGTGAGACTTTTGCTGAGTTGTATTCGCCTGCGTTTCCAGACTTTGTGAACGTTGAAAAGGATGGTGTGGCTCGTCCGCCTCATTACGAGTTTAGTAGGGCGGTTTTTGGCAAAGCGGAGTTTCTGGTTTTGACTGGCGAGGCTCAGCTTGCACGTGACGACGTTTTGGCTCATTACAGGCTTTGTAGCGAAATCTTGGATTTTGGGGAGCAGTTTGGCTGCAAGTTTCTGGCGACTATGGGCGGCGTGCCTCAACCTCGCCCAGCTGGCGAGGTTTATGTTGCGGCGACATCGGCGAAGTTGGCAGTTGAAACCATGGAAAAAGGCGCCGTACTATATGGCAGTGGGCGGATTGCAGGCGCGGCTGGTCTAATGCTGGGCTTGGCAAAGGAACGCAGATGGGAAGGCATCTGCCTGCTCGGTGCAACGACAGGCCTGAAAGCCGATAAGAACGCGGCTTTTAACGTGTTTAAGTTCCTTATGCGACTGTTTGGTGTTGAGGCAGGGTTGAACAACAGGAAGCCTGAGACGACACAGGAGAAAACCTGA